A single genomic interval of Vogesella indigofera harbors:
- the gabD gene encoding NADP-dependent succinate-semialdehyde dehydrogenase, whose protein sequence is MLNLKDPSLLRQQCYINGQWLDADSGETIAVTNPATGATIAHVPKMGRAEAQRAVDGAAKAFKSWKKKSAKERAGILRKWFDLMMANQDDLAVILTSEQGKPLAEARGEIAYGASYIEWYAEEAKRIYGDTIPSTGADKRILVTKEPIGVTAAITPWNFPNAMITRKAAPALAAGCPMVVRPASQTPLSALAIAVLAERAGIPAGVFSVLTGGSTEIGGVLTGSDTVKKFSFTGSTEVGRKLISQCAETVKKVSMELGGNAPFIVFDDADLDAAVEGAMISKYRNAGQTCVCANRLLVQDGVYDAFAEKFAAAVAKLNVGNGLEAGITQGPMIDENAVAKVEEHIADALAKGGNLVTGGKRHELGYSFFEPTVITGVTPEMKVAKEETFGPLAPLFRFKTEADAIQMANDTEFGLASYFYARDIGRIFRVSEGLEYGMVAVNSGILSNEAAPFGGVKQSGLGREGSKYGIEDYLEIKYVLLGGIDQ, encoded by the coding sequence GCCAGCAGTGCTACATCAACGGCCAGTGGCTGGATGCCGATAGCGGCGAAACCATCGCGGTGACCAACCCGGCCACCGGTGCAACCATCGCCCACGTACCGAAAATGGGCCGTGCCGAAGCCCAGCGCGCCGTGGACGGCGCCGCCAAAGCCTTCAAGAGCTGGAAGAAGAAATCCGCCAAGGAACGCGCCGGCATCCTGCGCAAGTGGTTCGACCTGATGATGGCGAACCAGGATGACCTGGCGGTGATCCTGACCTCGGAACAGGGCAAGCCGCTGGCCGAAGCCCGTGGCGAAATCGCCTACGGCGCCAGCTACATCGAGTGGTATGCCGAAGAAGCCAAGCGCATCTACGGCGACACCATTCCGTCCACCGGTGCAGACAAGCGCATCCTGGTGACCAAGGAGCCGATCGGCGTTACCGCCGCGATCACGCCGTGGAACTTCCCCAACGCCATGATCACCCGCAAGGCTGCCCCGGCGCTGGCCGCCGGCTGCCCGATGGTGGTGCGCCCGGCCAGCCAGACCCCGCTGTCAGCACTGGCCATCGCCGTGCTGGCCGAGCGTGCCGGCATCCCGGCTGGCGTGTTCTCGGTACTGACCGGCGGCTCCACCGAAATCGGCGGCGTGCTCACCGGTAGCGACACCGTGAAGAAATTCTCCTTCACCGGCTCCACCGAGGTTGGCCGCAAGCTGATCAGCCAGTGTGCCGAGACCGTGAAGAAGGTATCGATGGAACTGGGCGGCAACGCACCGTTCATCGTATTCGACGACGCCGACCTGGATGCCGCGGTGGAAGGCGCAATGATCTCCAAGTACCGCAACGCCGGCCAGACCTGCGTCTGCGCCAACCGCCTGCTGGTGCAGGACGGTGTGTACGATGCCTTCGCCGAGAAATTCGCCGCCGCGGTCGCCAAGCTGAACGTGGGTAACGGCCTGGAAGCCGGCATCACCCAGGGTCCGATGATCGACGAGAACGCGGTGGCCAAGGTGGAAGAACACATCGCCGACGCGCTGGCCAAGGGCGGCAACCTGGTGACCGGCGGCAAGCGCCACGAACTGGGCTACAGCTTCTTCGAGCCGACCGTGATCACCGGCGTAACCCCGGAAATGAAAGTGGCGAAGGAAGAAACCTTCGGCCCGCTGGCGCCGCTGTTCCGCTTCAAGACCGAAGCCGACGCCATCCAGATGGCCAACGACACCGAGTTCGGCCTGGCGTCCTACTTCTACGCCCGCGACATCGGCCGCATCTTCCGCGTGTCCGAAGGCCTGGAATACGGCATGGTCGCCGTCAACAGCGGCATCCTGTCCAACGAAGCCGCACCGTTCGGTGGCGTGAAGCAGTCCGGCCTCGGCCGCGAAGGCTCCAAGTACGGCATCGAAGACTACCTGGAGATCAAGTACGTGCTTCTGGGCGGTATCGACCAGTAA